The genomic DNA TCTACTGATGCAATAGTTGACGATATATTGTTTCCTTGAACATAAATTGTAGCAAGACAGCCCGCAGACCCTGTCCAAAATGTTTGATCGTAATTAGACGCTTTAGAAATGCTTGATAAAAAAATACAAAAGAATAATAAAAGGTATTTCATAAATTTCCCCTTGCCAAGATATTGACACTTTGTATCAAAGCCATGCCCGATTGTAAAGCAATAAAAAAATTAAATATGTAATAATTACAAATAATTATAAAAACTAGCTTCTATTGGCTTAGTTATTTTTAATGGTACTTACTTGATCATGACAAATCAGATAAAAAGGAAATGATAAATATGGCTTGTATGTATAAAGCCAATCAAATTTAAGCAGAAGCTAAAATGTTTAATCTCTAAAGTTATTAAACTGTAGTGGAAGACTAAAATCTAAACTTTTTAATAAAGTAATCACTTCTTGCAAATCATCGCGTTTTTTTCCGGTGACTCTGACGGTTTCCCCTTGAATAGAAGCCTGAACTTTAAGTTTTGAGTCTTTAATGGTTTTGATTAATTCTTTGGCTTTATCTTTTTCAATGCCTTCAAGGACTTTTATATTTTGTTTAGCTCTACCACTAGCAGCGGGCTCTATTTTACCCAGCTCCAAAGATTTTAATGATACGCTTCTTTTGGCTAATTTTGCTTGTAGCACATCAACCGCTGCTTGAACTTTATAGTCATCAGCAGAGTTCACCATAATTTCTTTGTCCTTGCGTTCAATAGTCGTATTACTGCCTTTAAAGTCAAAACGTTGGGTTAATTCTTTATTGGCTTGGTTTAACGCATTATCAATTTCAGCAAAATCAATTTCATTCACAATATCAAAACTTGGCATATATACTCCTTAAATTATAAATCTCTTTCAGTCATTCTTCTTGGATCTAAAGCTTCATTCAGCTTTTCTTCATCCAAAACATTTTTTTCTAAAGCAATTTTACGTACGGTCTTGCCGGTTTTATATGCTTCTTTGGCTATGGCTGCCGCTTGATCGTAACCAATGAGAGGAGCCAAAGATGTACACATGGCTAAACTTTCTTCTATTAGACTTTCACAACGTTCTTTATTGACCTTTAAGCCGTCCACACAACGTTCAACAAAATTGTGACAAGACTTGGCCAACAAGTCACTGCTTTCAATAAGATTATGAATCATCATCGGCATCATAACATTCAATTCAAAGTTACCTGCTTGTCCACCCATGGTTACCGCCGCATCATTGCCAATCACTTGCGCACAGACCATACAAACTGACTCAGCAATTACAGGGTTAACCTTACCCGGCATAATCGATGAACCCGGTTGCGTTTCTGGTAAAATCAACTCGCCAATACCACAGCGTGGCCCTGAACCAAGCAATCTAATGTCATTGGCTATCTTCATAAAGCTGACCGCAAAACCTTTTAAAACAGCACTCGCTTCAACAATGGCATCTTTACTGGCTTGGGCTGCAAAGTGATTACGTGCTTCAGAAAATTGTAATTGGGTATGTTTGGCAATTTGAGCAATGGCTTTCTTGGGAAATTCAGCTTTGGTATTCAAACCCGTTCCAACTGCAGTACCACCCAAAGCCAACTCACTGATTGAAATTAAGGCTCGTTCTATTCTTTCAATGGCTTCTTGTACTTGGAAAGCATAGCCAGAAAACACTTGTCCCATTCTGATTGGTGTAGCATCTTGTAAATGGGTACGACCAATTTTCACAATGTCATCAAAAGCTTGAGCTTTTTCATCAAGTGCTTGATGCAAGCTGCGCATGGCGGGCAACAAAACCTTATTAAAATGCAAACTGGTCGCAATATGCATGGCTGTTGGAAACACATCGTTGGAGGATTGGCCATAATTGACGTGATCATTGGGGTGAATCAGTTTACTGCCCTTTTCTCCACCTAAAATCTCAGTTGCACGGTTAGAAATCACTTCATTGGTGTTCATGTTGGAAGATGTTCCAGAACCAGTTTGAAAAATATCAACCACAAATTGATCATCAAATTGCCCGGCAATCACTTGTTCAGCCGCTTCAACAATGGCATTTGCTTGCTCAGAGCTAATACAATTCAATTCGGCATTGGCCAAGGCTGCCGCTCTTTTGATTTCTCCTAAAGCTTGAATCATCACTCTAGGTAATACGTATCCACTGATTGGAAAATTTAAAACAGCTCTTTGCGTCTGTGCCGCATAATAAGCATTTTGAGGAACTTGCATCTCACCCATAGAGTCTTTTTCTATACGGTATTCAGTATTTTTTGACATATGAGCTAAGTACTAAAGCCACTTAAAAAGTAAAGTTTTACTCTAGCCTTATGCAGGAATATTTTTATTTATGAAATTAATGACTTTATGTAAGTTTTTTATGTTTTGGCTGATCGCAAGGTTTTCCCGTTCACAAAAATAAACCAAAGTTTCTGTGGCTAAATTGCCTTTAGCACCGGGAGCATAAGGGCAACCCCCTAGCCCGCCAATAGATGTATCAAAAGTGTGTATACCCTGTTGCAAGCTTTCATAGACATTACACAAAGCCAAGCCATATGTATCATGATAATGACCAGCCAAATGTTGATTGATTCCCAGTGCAGCAGTTAGTTTGTACAAAGCCTTCATTTGTCTTGGACTGGCTTTGCCAATGGTATCACCTATAGAAACCTCATAACAGCCCATATTTAATAAACGTTCAATGATTGGAACAACTTTATTTGGGTCAATATCACCTTCATAAGGACAAACAAAGGCAGTTGATACATAGGCTCTTATTTTTATCTTGTGTGATAAAGCTTGTTCACATACAGGTTTAAAGCGTTCAAAACTCTGCTCAATACTGGCGTTGATATTTTTTTGATTAAAAGTTTCTGAAGCCGCTGTGAATATTGCTATTTCTTGCATACCACTTTCAATGGCCAAATCTAAACCTTTTAAGTTGGGTACCAAAACCGAGGTCTCTATGCCTTGAGTATATTTTCTAATGGTATTAATAACTGCTTGTGTATCAGACATTTGTGGCACAGCTTTAGGTGATACAAAAGCCCCAATTTCAATATAGTCTAAACCTGCATCTACCAAAAGTTTAATAAGTTCAACTTTTTTTTCTGTCGAGATACTGTCTTTAATATTTTGCAAACCATCTCTAGGGCCCATTTCTTTAATTTTTAAGCTCATGCTTTTGTTTCACTTTCTAACTCAAGCAATGGTTGCTCTTCTTCCACTTGTAGACCATCGACCACCATGATATTTTTCACTACAGTATTTCGTGGGGCAACAATTTTATATTCCATTTTCATAGCTTCAATAATTAGCAGAAGTTCATTTTTTTTAACCTCTTGCCCTTGTTTTATATAAACCGCTTTCACCATCCCATTAAGCGGCGCTTTACAGTAATTTGAACTTTCTTCATCATCATCAGTCATTGATTTATAAATCTGCTTAAGAATAATTTGCTTACCGTGGTGTTGTATATGAAGCCAATCCTTTTGTTTTATCAAAACAATAAGCTTATCATCAGGTCCTATGTATTCTGTTTTGTTTGCAGTTGCTTCTATTGCCAATAGTTTTAAGTTTTTAGGATAAGGTACTTCATCATTTAGTATTGTTAAATAACGTGTTTGAGGATATATTCTTTGTCTTAACTTGTCTTGGATTAATCTTTGATACCAAGGATTGTTTTTCCGTTCCAATTGCAACTGTTCTATACTGTATAAAAGTTCATAAATCCCTGCTTCTTGTAAATACTGTTGCTCATATTTTACATAATCTTGATAGTTTCTATCAATCCATTGTATATCGTGTTCGCCCTCAATAAAATCTGAGCTTTCTAAAAGCCAAGTCACAAAATTTAGGTTATGGGCTAAGCCTAGAATATAACTTTCATGCAGGGCCTTTAGCATTTTCATAATTGCTTGATCTCGGGTTTCTGCCCAAACTAAAAATTTAGCCATCATTGGATCAAAGTTACTGCTAATCTGCGTACCCAACTCAACATCACATTCAACACGATCAAACAGTCTAGACTGTTTCATACCCAAGATTTTTCCTGTAGCAGGCATAAATTCTTTTAAAGCATTTTCAGCATACACTCTCACTTGAATAGCGTGGCCTTTGGCTTGCATATCATCGGCAATAAAAATTGCTTCGCCCAAAGCATGTTTGATTTGTAATTCAAGCAAATCTAAATCATAAATAAGCTCTGTTACACCATGCTCTACTTGTAACCGCGTATTCATTTCCATAAAATACGTGTTTTTATGCTGGTCAATGATAAACTCAACCGTTCCCAAGCTTTCATAGGCTATGGATTGAACCAAATCGACGGCTTGTTTACACACTTGTGCTTCTTGTTCAGCATTTAAAAATGTAGAATGACTCTCCTCAATAATTTTTTGATAACGCCGTTGCATGGTGCAGTCACGGGTTTTAAAATGATACGCTTGTTTTCCAGTAGAAAATACCTGCACTTCTACATGCCTAGCTTTTTCTAAATAAGGCTCAGCCAGTAAAGTACCATCTGCAAACGCTGCTTGAGCAATTCTTTTTGCTGAAGCAACGGCTTCTTTAAGCTCATTGCTTTGGTGGACTATGGTCATCCCTTTACCACCACCACCTAGCGCTGGTTTTAAAATAATTGGCAAGTTCATTTTTGTTTCTATAGCTTTGATAAAAGCATCTTTGCTATCAAAATTAGCTTCATTAATACTATCTAAAACCTTTAATCCGGCATCAACGGCAATGGTTTTAGCTTTGGCTTTGTCTGCAAAAAGTCTTATTGATTCTGGTTTTGGACCTATAAAGATAATACCCTTATCTTGACATTGCTGTGCAAAATCAGCATTTTCAGAAAGAAATCCCCAACCGGGATGAATAGCTGTACAATGATGTTTTAAAGCAAAATCAACCATTGATTTGGCATGGGTAAAGACACTTTGCATGTCTTTTTCTTCTAGCCATATGACCTCATCTAAATCCTGTATGTAATGTGACTGCTGACTTTGACAGGCTAAACCCACAGAGGCAATATTGAGTTTTTTTAAGGTTCTACAAACCCTAGAAACCACTTCTCCTCTATTGGCTATAAAAACTTTATGTTGGCTCAGATCAGTTTTCATACTTTCCCCCATTGTGGCTTACGTTTTTCAAAAAATGCATTTAAACCTTCCTGACCGTCATAAGAAACTCTACATTTTGCAATCAGCTCTGATGTGCTTTGTGCAAAATTTTCAGGTTTAAAAGATAAATATTTTCTTGATAATTGTTTAATTATTTTAAGTGCATAGGGTGAGTTATTTAAAGTATCTTCACATGTAACATCAAAGACTTTTTTACTCTGATCTTTTCCAGTAATACAGGAATGAATCAAACCATAGGATAATGCTTCTTGAGCTGTAAACTTTCTAGCCTGCAAAGACAAGGCTAAAAACTGTGAGTACCCCAATTTTTGAATTACAAATGGTGATATCGTAGCTGGTACAATTCCCAGCTTTGCTTCACTTAAACTAAAAAATGCGTTGTCTTGGGCAATCACAATATCTGAACAAGCCACCAAACCCAAAGCGCCACCCATAACAGCACCTTGAACATGGGTGATCACGGGTATGGAACAATTGTATAGAGCCAAGTACATGTTGAATAACAATTGGGCAGAGGCAAGGTTTTCTTTTTCACTTAAATCTTTGGCTTGTCGCATCCAGTTCAAATCTGCACCTGCACAAAAATGCTTTCCGTTTGCAGAAATTGTTAATATTTTTGATGTCTTAGGAAGATTATTAAAAGCTTCACTTAACTCTATAAGCATTGACTCTGTTAAAGCATTGCCCTGTTCGGGTCTGTTTAAAATTATGTTACTTTGTTGTTTTGTATGTTGAATATCTAACACTGCAATTAACCTTTCTCACATTCTAAAAACGCCAAATGTAGTGTCTTTGATTGGATTTTCTAAACTTATGTTCAGGGCTAAGGCTAAGGTATTTCTGGTTTGTCTTGGGTCAATAATTCCATCATCCCACAAACGAGAAGTACTATAATAAGGTGAGCCTTCAGCTTCGTATTTATCCAGAATTGGCTGTTTAAACGCCGCTTCATCTAAAGACCCGTCTTTGCCTTGCATTTGTTTAAGCGTCCACAGGACATTGGCAGCTTGTTGACCTCCCATCACAGATATTCTGGCATTGGGCCACATCCATAAAAAATTAGGACTATACGCTCTTCCACACATGCCATAATTACCGGCACCAAAACTACCGCCAATAACAACAGAAAACTTTGGAACCTGAGCGTTGGAAACTGCCATCACCAACTTAGCACCATCCTTAGCAATACCACCTTCTTCATAGCTTTTACCGACCATAAATCCTGTAATATTTTGTAAAAACAACAAAGGTACTTTTCTTTGACAACACAACTCAATGAAGTGCGCTCCTTTTTGAGCACTTTGTGAAAACAACACACCATTGTTGGCAATTATACCAATGCTTTGCCCAAAGATTTTAGCAAAACCACATACTAGCGTTGTACCATACAAAGCTTTAAATTCATCAAACTCACTACCATCAACCAAACGGGCAATGATTTCTCGTACATCATAACTGCTATTGGCTGACTTGGGTAAGACACCCAATATACTTTCACAATCATAGGCTGGCTCATGATTATGCATGACAACCTTATTTTTTCTAAGGTTTAGATGATTTACAATATTTCTTACTTTGTCCAAGGCATCTCTGTCATCTTTGGCCAAATGATCGACCACGCCTGATTTTTTAGCATGGACATCGCCACCGCCCAATTCTTCTGCCGTTACATCTTCTCCTGTAGCTGCTTTAACCAAAGGTGGGCCACCCAAAAAGATGGTTCCTTGCCCCTTAACAATCACAGTTTCATCACTCATGGCCGGCACATATGCGCCTCCAGCAGTACAAGACCCCATGACACAAGCAATTTGAGCAATACCCAAAGCTGACATTTGCGCTTGATTGTAAAAAATGCGACCAAAGTGCAACTTATCTGGAAAAACCTCGGCTTGCAGGGGCAAAAAGGCTCCGCCAGAATCAACCAAATAAATACAGGGCAATGCGTGTTCAAGCGCAACTTCTTGTGCACGCAAATGTTTTTTTACGGTTTGTGGAAAGTACGTTCCACCTTTTACGGTTGCATCATTGGCAATAATCATCACCGAAGATCCATTCACTTTACCTATCCCACATACAATACCCGCACTGGCCACCGCATTATCATACTGGTTATAGGCCGCTAGCGGGGAGAGCTCTAAAAAACTGCTCCCTTCATCAATCAAATAGGCAATTCTATCTCTAACAAACATTTTTCCTTTGGCTTGATGTTTTTTTAGATAAGTTTCACCGCCACCTTGCGCAACGGTCTCAAGTTTTTGTAGATGCTCCTGCCAGAGTTGATGATGATAGGTATAATTTTCTTTAAACTCTTTTGACTCTGAGTTAACTTTACTTTGAATAATCACAATTTATTATCAAAACCGCAAAATCACAGCTCGTCAACTCTTAGCAGTAAGAAAAACAATAATTTTATTTTATGTTGGCTATGATTGCATTATTTTGCACTTTAAACAAAATGGTATAAGGGATTCTTAAATTCAACTTATTCTTTGGAGGAACCATGCTTAAAGAATTTAAAGACTTTGCTGTTAAAGGCAATGTTGTAGATATGGCTGTAGGTATTATTATTGGTGCTGCCTTTGGTAAAATTGTAACGTCTTTTGTAAATGACTTAATTATGCCTGTGGTAGGTCAACTGACCGGTGGTGTTGATTTTTCAGACATGTTTATTGCTCTTGATGGCTCTAGTTTTGACACTTTGGCTGCAGCAAAAACAGCGGGCGCTCCAATCATTGCTTATGGCTCTTTTATCAATACAGTTGTTGATTTTGTAATTGTTGCATTTTCAATCTTTATCGTTATTCGACAGATGAACAAACTCAAAAAGAAAGAGGAAGCTGCTCCCTCAGCTCCACCTAAACAAGAAATTTTACTTGAAGAAATCAGAGACTTATTAAAAAAGTAAATATTCAAATTAAAAGCCTAGTCCGTTCTCTATATTAAAAAATGCGCACAGGCTTGGTTTGAATAGACAATAATAAAAAACTAGATAGATTTGCCAGAGCACCCATGAGCAACATAGAGCACATTCTTCAACAACGCATTCTGCTGCTTGATGGCGCAACAGGAACCGCTATTCAGGACTTAAATCTTAGCCCATCTGACTTTGGTGGTGAATCCTATTACGGTTGCAATGAACATCTTAATTTAACCGCTCCTGATAAAATTCTCCAAATTCATGAAAACTACTTAGCTGCCGGTGCAGATATTATTGAAACCAATACTTTTGGCGGTCTTGCTTTTGTTTTAGATGAGTTTTCATTAGGTCAAAAAGCTTATGATATCAACTTTAATGCTGCACAAATTGCCAAAAAAGCTGCCATGGCTTTTTCTACATCTGAGCAACCCAGATTTGTTGCCGGTTCATTGGGCCCTAGTACTAAATCTTTATCGGTTACCGGTGGCATTACTTTTGATGAGCTGAATCTACATTATAGGGATCAAATCAAAGCTTTAATTGAGGGGGGTGTAGACTATCTTTTATTTGAAACAGTACAAGACATGCGCAACCTAAAAGCGGCGTTTACCGCCGCCCTGGATTTGTTTACAGATGAACCTTCTCTTACTCACCCTATTGCTATCAGCGCAACCATTGAAACCATGGGCACAACCTTGGCAGGACAAAGCATTGAAGCTTTCTGGTCTAGCATTGCTCACCTACCTTTGTTATACCTAGGCTTAAACTGTGCAACAGGGCCTGACTTTATGACCGATCATTTGCGTTCTTTGCATGCTTTATCACATGTGCCTTTAGCATGCATACCAAACGCAGGTTTACCTGATGAAGAAGGTTTATACACACTTGAACCAAAGCAATTGGCTGATAAGCTGGCCTTTTTTATCCAAAATGGCTGGATCAATGTTCTTGGTGGCTGCTGTGGAACCAACTATAAGCATATCAAAGCCTTAAGAGAGCTTATCAATCAACAGCCTCAACCTAGACAGCGGCCAAACCATTCAATTCACCACTTGTCAGGAATCAATTTTTTAGAAATCACCGATGATCAACTGCCTATTTTGGTAGGAGAACGCAGCAATATTATTGGGAGCAGAAAGTTTAAAAAACTTATTGAGTCTGAAAACTTTGAACAAGCTGCAGAAATCCCAAGACAGCAAGTTAAAGCTGGTGCTGACATTATTGATATCTGTTTAGCAAACCCAGATAGAGATGAGCTATCTGATATGAAAAACTTTTTGATCTATGTCAATAAAACCCTCAGAGCTCCATGGATGATTGACTCAACCGATGCCACTGTTATTGAATATGCTTTAAAACAAAGTCAAGGTAAGGCTATTATCAACTCAATCAACTTAGAAGACGGTCTAGAACGCTTTGAAATGGTTGTACCCCTTGCAAAAAAATATGGTGCCGCATTAATTGTTGGAACCATTGACGATGATCCCAAGCAAGGCATGGGAATAAGCCTTGAAAGAAAAATAGAAATTGCACAAAAATCTTATAGCATTTTAACCCAAGATTATAATATCAGTCCATATGATATCTATTGGGATAGCTTGGTTTTTCCCTGTGCTACAGGTGATGAAAACTATTTAGCTTCTGCAAAAGCAACAGTTAGTGCAATTACTGAACTTAAAAAACGTTTTCCCCATACTAAAACAGCTCTTGGAATATCCAATGTATCTTTTGGCTTACCTTCTGCGGGTAGAGAAGTGTTAAATGCGGTTTTTTTATACCATTGCAGTAAAGCTGGTTTAGACTTGGCTTTGGTCAATACTCAAATGTTGCAGCGTTATGCAAGCATATCTGTCCAAGAAAAAAAATTAGCGGAAGATTTATTATGGAGCGGTGAACAACGTTACATTGATGCCTTTGCAAGCTTTTACAGACAAAAAAAATCCTCTACAAATACAATCACTCAATCTAAGCGAAGCTTAGATGAGCACTTATCTTATGCCATTATTGAAGGCAGCAAAGACCAATTGATAGAACGACTTGATGAAAAATTAAAAACGCAAAAAGCGCTTGATATCATTAACGGACCGCTTATGTCTGGAATGAATGAAGTTGGACGTTTATTTAATAACAATGAACTGATTGTGGCTGAAGTCTTACAAAGCGCTGAAGTCATGAAAACAGCGGTTGACCATCTTGAACAATATATGGATAAAACAGACAGTATCAGTCAAGATACCGTTATGCTTGCTACGGTTAAAGGTGATGTTCATGATATTGGCAAAAACTTGGTAGATATTATTTTATCCAACAATGGTTATAAAGTGATTAATTTGGGAATTAAAATCACTTCACAAGAGTTAATTGCTGCCTACAAAAAACACAAACCTTCAATTATTGGCTTATCTGGTTTATTGGTTAAGTCTGCCCAACAAATGGCCATCACAGCTGCTGATTTACAGCGAGAGAACATTAATATTCCACTTTTGGTTGGTGGTGCAGCTCTATCAAAAAACTTTACCACTGCAAAAATTGCCCCATGTTATTCAGGTCATGTTTATTATGCAAAAGATGCTATGACTGGCTTAGCGCTTTGTAAAAAAATTTTAAATCAAGATAAAAATACTCCTTTACCGGTTAAAACAATAACCCAAGCGAATGCCCAAAGTTTAAATACATCCAAGAAAAATGCTGTTGAAGGAAAAAGCAATGTTCCTCCGGCTAAAACCATACCTAAAATATACCATGATGGAACCGTGCAAACGGTTGAGCAGCTAGATCATGTAAAAAACTTTATTAATCCAAGAATGCTGTATGGTCGTCATCTGGGTTTACCCAACTCACAAGTAGACTTGTTGTTTCCCATATTTAAATCAAGAGCGGGTGAAAATGATTTGCTAAAAAAATCAACTGAACTCAAACAACAAGTAGAAGAAGTTTATTGTTATGCAAAAGAACATCACTTGTTTAACCCTCAGTATATTGTTGAGGATTTTTTATGTTTAAAAAATAAAAACAGCATTGAGCTGTTTAATAAGCAAGAGCAGCTGATAGAAACTTTTACATTTCCTAGACAAGACAAAGCTGATTATTTGTGCCTGTCTGATTATGTTAAAAATGAAAAACCTTATGATATCTGTGCCATGTTTATCTGCAGCTTAGAAAACAAAGCTAGAGAACAAGCCTTAATTTGGAAAGATGAAGGAGAATATTTAAAATCACACATCTTGTTTGCCCTCAATTTAGAAATGGCAGAAGCTTTAGCTGAGTATGTTCACTGCATCATTAGAACAAACTGGAATATTGAACATAAAGCTTACAGTCTAAAAGAAATGTTTCAGGCAAAATATCAAGGCAAACGTTATTCATTTGGCTATCCTGCTTGCCCAGATCTAGAAGATCAAAGAAAACTTTTTAAACTTCTTAAACCTGAGCGCATTAACATTGAACTAACCGAAGATTGCATGATGAACCCAGAAGCCAGTGTTAGCGCCATGGTGTTTCATCATCCACAAGCAAAATATTTTTCTGTTTAAAACTCTTTTCTCAAATTATTCATTAAGTCACCTTTTCTACCCAATTGAATTGTTTTTAAATTTAACCATTGTGACATTTTTTTTAACTCATGACTAAGAGAGCTTGCTACTTTCTTTTTATCCACGTCTTTTTCTGCATAAGCAGCCAAGACTTGCAATGAATGTGTTGTACGATCAGCTTTAATATCAACTCTGGCCACCAAGTCACCTTCCATCAAAAAAGGTAACACGTAATACCCCCACTTTCTTTTTTCTTGAGGAACATAAATTTCAATTCGGTAAAAGAAATCAAACAATCTCTCGGTTCTTGGTCTATGCCAAACAACTGGATCAAAAGGAGATAAAAGTGCCGTAACATTATCCATTGAAATATTTTTAATAGCGGGTAGTTTTGGCAAAGAAAAAGCTGGCTTACTCCATGACTCAACTTGCCAGCGTTCTAACTTTTTATCTTCATACAGCTGTTTTAAATACGGTTTAGCTATTTTAGGCGGCAACCTAAAATAATCCACAATCTCATCTTCTGTTGCAACACCAAGTGCTTGTACAGAAATAAGCAATAACTGTTTCATCGCTTGTTCTATGGTAGGTGTTTTTTGTTGATGAATTTTTTTGGGTACAATATTTTCTATGCAATCAAACTCTTTTTCAAAATTACCAACGCGTCTAATCCCAACTTGTCCAATACGAAACAACCAGTCTAAGGCTCTAGATGCATAGGAATAATGCCCCCAAGTGCTTTTTGGGAGTTTTTGTTGATCAAAAATATCTTTTGCTTTTAGTCTTCCTCTTTCTTTTAATTCTAAATATACACTTTCAATGTATTTTTTTTCATTTGTTGCAAATCGGTAGAGTGATTTCCATGTGTACCCCTGTTTTACTCGCTCTTTTGACCAACGAAATAGCGGTTCATACTCAACTGGTACCAGTGAAGCTTCATGCGCCCAGCATTCAAACCAATGATCCATTTCATAAGCAATCTCTTCTAATAAACGGCTATCATAAATGCCTAAACGAGAAAAAGCAGGTAAGTATTGTGTTCTTGCTACAACAGGAATTGCATCCAGTTGCAGGACATGCAGTTTGGACATCAAATTTTTAAGATGATTATGTTTTATTATCTTCGTTTGATTGCAACCAAAGCCCTGCTCTATTAAGAAGAGTTTACGAACTTCAGCCTTAGATATGTATTGAGAGTTAGATTTTGTCATCAATAGAGAAGTCTCAAAAATGTTCTAGAGCATTTAAAATACATTTTTAAAAACATATAATGTAACAAATTTTTACGCAAAAAATATACAGTATTATCTATAACAGTCTTATCAATTCCTATAAACAATAACTTAGAACAACTTTCTTTGGCACTTGTTTTGCTTAAATCATCTAAGTGTTAATATTTGAAAATCAATTAAAGTTTTTAGCCTGTGCAGAACTTTGCTATAATCAAGTGGTACTATGAAAAAACAATCTACGGCGTTCAAACTTTTTTTCTCATTGATATTTCTTTTTTCATTATCTGTTCACGCAGTTACCTATGTTTACATTAAGCAGGCCAAAGTTTATGTAAAAAGTGCTGCCAACAGCCAAGCCAGAAATATTGCGGCTCTTAGACAAGGGACAAAAGTAGCTTACAGAAAAACCCAAGGCAATTGGTATTTGATTTCATACAAATCTTCTAATGGACAAGTTAAAAGTGGTTGGGTAGCCAAAGGAACTTTATCAAAGCAACGTCCAAGCACTGCTCAACCAAGATATGCTGCTCCACCGCGTAGACCTTCAACTGCACCAAGATACTCTCCTCCGCCAAGAAGAACAACACCACCTCCAGCTTCCAGGCCTTCAAATTATAAACGGCCATCTGCCTCAGCTAATAGTGATTCAAAAATATTGGTTCAAGCCGGTTTAGGCGGCTCTTATTACACTTATAATGTAAGCTCTGATACTCAAGCTTTTGCCTACTCGTTTTTAGGGCCAAGCGCTCAGGTTAACTTAGAATACAACGCTTGGCAAAGCGCTAACGCAGATATGCGAGTAAAACTGTTATTTGATGGTAACTTTGCGTTTTATTCTTCTAAAACAAACTTACAAGATGGCAGTGGTAGTGTTTTTAGTAAACGCACACAAAACAATATGGCCTTTCATGTTGTTCCCGGCTTACAAGTAGAAAAAGATCTTAATCCACAAAGCAGTGCCGGTTTATTTTTAGG from Oligoflexia bacterium includes the following:
- the mscL gene encoding large conductance mechanosensitive channel protein MscL, which codes for MLKEFKDFAVKGNVVDMAVGIIIGAAFGKIVTSFVNDLIMPVVGQLTGGVDFSDMFIALDGSSFDTLAAAKTAGAPIIAYGSFINTVVDFVIVAFSIFIVIRQMNKLKKKEEAAPSAPPKQEILLEEIRDLLKK
- the metH gene encoding methionine synthase, with the translated sequence MSNIEHILQQRILLLDGATGTAIQDLNLSPSDFGGESYYGCNEHLNLTAPDKILQIHENYLAAGADIIETNTFGGLAFVLDEFSLGQKAYDINFNAAQIAKKAAMAFSTSEQPRFVAGSLGPSTKSLSVTGGITFDELNLHYRDQIKALIEGGVDYLLFETVQDMRNLKAAFTAALDLFTDEPSLTHPIAISATIETMGTTLAGQSIEAFWSSIAHLPLLYLGLNCATGPDFMTDHLRSLHALSHVPLACIPNAGLPDEEGLYTLEPKQLADKLAFFIQNGWINVLGGCCGTNYKHIKALRELINQQPQPRQRPNHSIHHLSGINFLEITDDQLPILVGERSNIIGSRKFKKLIESENFEQAAEIPRQQVKAGADIIDICLANPDRDELSDMKNFLIYVNKTLRAPWMIDSTDATVIEYALKQSQGKAIINSINLEDGLERFEMVVPLAKKYGAALIVGTIDDDPKQGMGISLERKIEIAQKSYSILTQDYNISPYDIYWDSLVFPCATGDENYLASAKATVSAITELKKRFPHTKTALGISNVSFGLPSAGREVLNAVFLYHCSKAGLDLALVNTQMLQRYASISVQEKKLAEDLLWSGEQRYIDAFASFYRQKKSSTNTITQSKRSLDEHLSYAIIEGSKDQLIERLDEKLKTQKALDIINGPLMSGMNEVGRLFNNNELIVAEVLQSAEVMKTAVDHLEQYMDKTDSISQDTVMLATVKGDVHDIGKNLVDIILSNNGYKVINLGIKITSQELIAAYKKHKPSIIGLSGLLVKSAQQMAITAADLQRENINIPLLVGGAALSKNFTTAKIAPCYSGHVYYAKDAMTGLALCKKILNQDKNTPLPVKTITQANAQSLNTSKKNAVEGKSNVPPAKTIPKIYHDGTVQTVEQLDHVKNFINPRMLYGRHLGLPNSQVDLLFPIFKSRAGENDLLKKSTELKQQVEEVYCYAKEHHLFNPQYIVEDFLCLKNKNSIELFNKQEQLIETFTFPRQDKADYLCLSDYVKNEKPYDICAMFICSLENKAREQALIWKDEGEYLKSHILFALNLEMAEALAEYVHCIIRTNWNIEHKAYSLKEMFQAKYQGKRYSFGYPACPDLEDQRKLFKLLKPERINIELTEDCMMNPEASVSAMVFHHPQAKYFSV
- a CDS encoding carboxyl transferase domain-containing protein, whose product is MVIIQSKVNSESKEFKENYTYHHQLWQEHLQKLETVAQGGGETYLKKHQAKGKMFVRDRIAYLIDEGSSFLELSPLAAYNQYDNAVASAGIVCGIGKVNGSSVMIIANDATVKGGTYFPQTVKKHLRAQEVALEHALPCIYLVDSGGAFLPLQAEVFPDKLHFGRIFYNQAQMSALGIAQIACVMGSCTAGGAYVPAMSDETVIVKGQGTIFLGGPPLVKAATGEDVTAEELGGGDVHAKKSGVVDHLAKDDRDALDKVRNIVNHLNLRKNKVVMHNHEPAYDCESILGVLPKSANSSYDVREIIARLVDGSEFDEFKALYGTTLVCGFAKIFGQSIGIIANNGVLFSQSAQKGAHFIELCCQRKVPLLFLQNITGFMVGKSYEEGGIAKDGAKLVMAVSNAQVPKFSVVIGGSFGAGNYGMCGRAYSPNFLWMWPNARISVMGGQQAANVLWTLKQMQGKDGSLDEAAFKQPILDKYEAEGSPYYSTSRLWDDGIIDPRQTRNTLALALNISLENPIKDTTFGVFRM